A single window of Bacteroidia bacterium DNA harbors:
- a CDS encoding DUF5110 domain-containing protein: MGKRNQAIGEVVHFIETENGIDFTLSNGLARIIIQNSTTVRVKVTNQANWNRDFSYAVITNPLPTDFTFRDFPEHYSLLLPTFEVHITKTPFRVGFKTLNGQWINKENDSFGVSFHGDQVLRYMDIQTNERFIGLGEKVGPLDRRGQSYENWNSDKFAYTVETDPLYLSTPFYIGLHQGLSYGLFLDNSHKSLFNFGASNNRFAFFGAEGGEMNYYFFYAPSVSEIIQAYSALTGKMTLPPKWALGLQQCRYSYYPDTEVLNVVRQYRDRKIPLDVIYLDIHYMQDYKLFTFHPDRFPNPKAMNQSLKEEGIKTVCIVDPGIKVEPGYDAYEDGIAKDIFVKYPDGIPFSAEVWPGWSHFPDFTSEKGRNWWGEKLSFLEQAGISGFWNDMNEPACWGQRPPDLIEFDLDGETTSHKEAHNVYGMQMARATREGIEKLRPGQRNFILTRAGFSGIQRYSAVWTGDNVASDEHMLLGSKLLNSMGLSGIPFTGFDIGGFVGEPSPALFCKWLQLGVFTPMFRLHSMINTRDAEPWSFGEQVEEVSKNFINLRYRLLPYIYSSFKASSESGLPIVKSLAIDHAELAEIFLPEFEAQYYFGSAFLVCPVDSRQNFSKLFLPPGKWFELFNDTVLQGSQQLIWENHLRKYPVFVKAGSIVPMQKAVQHTGEHPGDILELHIYAGADGSFDWFEDDGESLDYQNGSYNLFRFSWSDNQSLFSMEVLHQGFVSHFKKITLYLHGYAGNSCQFNAQTLHLQFQNYRFIEPISRFDPFGKVGEEDVCEVKEGMLYI, translated from the coding sequence ATGGGAAAACGAAATCAGGCCATAGGCGAGGTTGTTCATTTCATTGAAACGGAAAACGGAATAGATTTTACGCTTTCCAATGGTTTAGCTCGCATTATCATCCAAAATTCTACAACCGTACGTGTCAAAGTTACCAATCAGGCAAATTGGAATCGCGATTTTAGCTATGCCGTAATTACCAATCCTCTTCCAACCGATTTTACCTTCCGGGATTTCCCTGAACATTACTCCCTTCTGTTGCCGACTTTCGAGGTTCATATTACAAAAACGCCATTCAGAGTTGGTTTTAAGACTTTAAATGGCCAATGGATAAATAAGGAAAACGATTCCTTTGGGGTTAGCTTTCATGGTGATCAGGTTTTGCGTTACATGGATATTCAAACCAATGAACGCTTTATTGGTTTAGGTGAAAAGGTTGGACCACTGGATAGAAGAGGCCAATCGTATGAAAACTGGAATTCTGACAAATTCGCATACACTGTTGAAACAGACCCACTTTATCTGTCAACTCCATTCTATATCGGTCTGCATCAAGGTTTAAGTTATGGCTTATTTCTCGATAATTCCCATAAAAGCCTTTTCAATTTCGGAGCCTCCAACAACCGTTTTGCCTTTTTTGGTGCCGAAGGAGGCGAAATGAATTACTATTTCTTTTACGCACCTTCCGTTTCGGAAATCATTCAAGCCTATTCCGCTCTCACAGGTAAAATGACTTTGCCTCCCAAATGGGCACTGGGATTGCAACAATGCCGCTACAGCTACTACCCCGACACTGAAGTTTTGAATGTGGTCAGACAATATCGAGATCGAAAAATACCCTTGGATGTGATTTACCTGGACATCCATTATATGCAGGATTACAAGTTGTTTACCTTTCATCCGGATCGTTTCCCCAATCCAAAAGCGATGAATCAAAGTCTCAAGGAAGAAGGTATTAAAACAGTTTGTATTGTGGATCCCGGAATTAAAGTGGAACCCGGTTACGATGCTTATGAAGATGGTATAGCCAAGGATATTTTTGTAAAGTACCCCGATGGTATTCCATTCTCTGCTGAAGTGTGGCCCGGATGGAGTCATTTTCCGGATTTTACCTCGGAAAAAGGTAGAAACTGGTGGGGAGAAAAACTAAGCTTTCTCGAACAGGCCGGAATTAGCGGATTTTGGAACGATATGAACGAGCCCGCATGCTGGGGACAACGTCCTCCGGATTTGATTGAATTTGACCTGGATGGTGAAACGACCTCCCATAAAGAAGCACACAATGTTTATGGAATGCAGATGGCTCGTGCTACCCGAGAAGGCATTGAAAAACTTAGACCAGGACAGCGTAATTTCATTCTTACCAGAGCAGGATTTTCAGGTATTCAGCGTTATTCAGCTGTTTGGACCGGTGACAATGTAGCCTCCGACGAACATATGCTTCTTGGCTCCAAGCTACTCAACAGTATGGGACTTTCGGGAATTCCATTTACCGGATTTGATATTGGCGGATTTGTGGGGGAACCCTCCCCTGCCCTCTTTTGCAAATGGTTGCAATTAGGCGTTTTTACTCCTATGTTTAGACTGCATAGTATGATTAACACTCGTGATGCAGAACCCTGGAGCTTTGGAGAGCAAGTTGAAGAAGTTTCTAAAAATTTTATTAATCTAAGATACAGGCTTTTACCTTATATTTATTCAAGCTTTAAAGCAAGTTCAGAATCCGGTCTTCCCATTGTAAAATCATTGGCAATTGATCATGCTGAACTAGCCGAAATCTTCCTTCCCGAATTTGAAGCCCAGTATTATTTTGGTTCTGCCTTCTTGGTTTGTCCGGTCGATAGCAGACAAAATTTTTCAAAATTGTTTTTACCTCCCGGAAAGTGGTTTGAATTGTTTAACGATACTGTTCTCCAAGGAAGTCAGCAACTAATTTGGGAAAATCACCTTCGAAAATATCCGGTATTTGTAAAAGCAGGTTCCATAGTGCCCATGCAAAAGGCAGTTCAGCATACAGGGGAACATCCCGGTGATATCCTGGAATTGCATATTTATGCAGGTGCCGATGGTAGTTTTGATTGGTTCGAAGACGATGGCGAAAGTCTGGATTACCAAAATGGTTCGTATAATTTGTTTCGATTTTCATGGTCAGATAATCAATCTTTGTTTAGTATGGAGGTTCTGCACCAAGGGTTTGTATCACATTTTAAGAAAATAACACTTTATCTTCACGGATATGCAGGTAACTCTTGCCAATTCAATGCACAAACCTTGCACTTGCAATTCCAAAATTACAGGTTTATAGAGCCGATTTCCCGGTTTGACCCATTTGGTAAGGTCGGAGAAGAAGATGTCTGTGAGGTGAAAGAAGGAATGTTGTACATCTAA